In Capsicum annuum cultivar UCD-10X-F1 chromosome 7, UCD10Xv1.1, whole genome shotgun sequence, one genomic interval encodes:
- the LOC107852219 gene encoding flower-specific defensin-like: MARSIYFMAFLVLAMTLFAAYGVQGDICTTPPRRYIGVCWSDTSCRKVCVEMENFEDGYCSKIQRKCLCTWTCVLDNIPNDAGTIMLQDAKTMQLLEEKFLNE; this comes from the exons ATGGCTCGTTCCATTTACTTCATGGCATTTCTTGTCTTGGCAATGACACTCTTTGCTGCCTATG GGGTGCAAGGTGACATTTGCACAACACCACCCAGACGTTACATTGGAGTATGTTGGTCAGACACTTCATGTAGAAAAGTTTGTGTCGAGATGGAGAACTTTGAAGATGGTTATTGTAGCAAAATCCAAAGGAAGTGCCTATGCACTTGGACATGTGTACTCGACAACATTCCTAATGATGCTGGAACTATTATGCTTCAGGATGCTAAAACTATGCAATTGCTTGAAGAAAAGTTTCTCAACGAGTAA